Genomic segment of Scyliorhinus torazame isolate Kashiwa2021f chromosome 7, sScyTor2.1, whole genome shotgun sequence:
CAAGCTATGTTATCATGGAGAGGGTGTAATTTAGGATTTCGCTTTATCTGAGAGTTTGTTGGGAGAAGTTTTCATTGCAGTTTGGACCTAGTGTGGTTTGCAGCTCAGAAGTTAGCCAAAATAAATGTCAGATATCAACTACTTTGACTGCATGGAAATGAGGTGAAGCTTAATCTCATGTTTGAATTTTATAATAAACAGAAGTTGGAAGATTGCCTGATTTGAAGTTAGTGGCAGAATTTACTGTAGGCCTCCGTGTCTTAATTCAAAATAAAATAATAGATTAGTTTGGAAGTATTGGAAAAGTAATCAGGACAAGGGATTGAGGCCTCTATAGTCAAGAGAGGGTAAATTTTAAATGTTACCTCCCTGAGAATAGCTGAAGCTGAGGAAAATTCTTCAGAGGACTGGAGCATATAATATGGTTGGTCCCAAtagaaattaataactttcagattgTCTTATAAGCGAACTCTTTGAGTGAAGTAGAAAGTAAGCTCGAGTGCATAACATATAGTTATAAACCAAAGCATCAATAGTGCTTGATCTGTACAcaaagtttgtttttgtttttaaagaaGTGAAATCCAGTGGCGTATTATTCTGTTCTGATATATTTTCCAATGTTAGCAGCTTCTAACTGAATTGTAATTCCATCATCTGGAAATGTGGggcattggaaattagcaaatttaTATTCTGTTTCAGTAGAAAGTGACTGAATCTGCATTTTTGCCAGCTACTCTATTTTAACTTGTTATAGCTTTGCCTTTTGAAATGGAATTTTATGAATCAATGGTATTTGATTACAGATCAGAGTGCTTCTACATTTACAACTATTGATGTTTGTGCATGTAACAGCCAAAATACTTGGCCATGGTTCTCTATTTCCTATGTAATCCTTGTGTTTAAATTCCCCACTTTGCATGACTTGCTGTTTATTTAATATTTGCTCTTAAGTGAGACTATTTTTGAAAGGCATGATTTTGGAGGTATGGGACAAAAATCCTATTAATGTAATTTTGGGCTGAGAAGAGGCCATTGTGTACAGTTCATACTGTAATTACTGGATTACGTTTCAGCATAAATCTTCTCCTCTGATCTTGAAAAGGAATTGGACAACCCACTGGAAACCTACGTTTTCATATTCATATCCCCCATCGCTGATGATTCCAGTTCCCTACTCCTGTCCTCAAACAGCAGAGCATTTTTTCCCCAAATGATCTCCCCAAATCCTGGGCAATGAATAATCAAACTTCAAATACCAATGCATCATGTGTCTCTACATGAGCAAGAGGGTCTACCTTTATCTAACACGAGTTGTCTTCATGAAAGGAACAGAGGGAAAACATTTGTATTGAGTAGTTCCATGTGCAGAAATAACCTGGAATGCCTACTGGTGTATGCATATACATCTGAATTTCACAATGATTCCGTTCAggaaaaagacttgtatttatgtagcatcttACATGACGGTCAGACATCCTGTGTAACTTGGAAATGTGGTTACCAATTTGCATGCAGCAAGCGCCACAAACAATGTGACCATCTTCCTTGTTGGCTGATAAATTATTCGCCAGGACTCCAGTGAGGATGCCTCTGCTCTTATTCAAAATACTGCTGTGGAATCTGACGACTGAAAGCAAATTGGGACCGTTTAATGTCTCCGCCAAAAGGTAGCACCTCCAATTGTGCAGCAGTACCTCTGGCAGGAGCTCAGAATCTAAACTCATGCAGAGCTGAAGTTGTGCATTGAAGCCCCACCAGCATCTGATCTGTAGTAATGCTTTGGTGCAGGACTGAGGGAACAGTACGTTGCCTGGCATGTTGGACGGACAATTTGTATATTGTGTTGATTTCACAGTTTCAAGTCGAAATTGTAACTTTTCTTGATCTCATTATTTATTATACTTTACTCCTGGTATCTTATTACCTAAACAAGTTTAAGAATATTATTAGTGCTGTGGGATGAAACATTTTATTTGTAGACCAGTAACCTTGTATGCTACTTTAATTGTAATCGGCCTGTGCAGGATAAATAAACCCTTAGCATATAAGTGGACCTTCTTCGCCACTAATTATGGAATGAGTATATTGAAGTTTATTCAATTATTCCCTTAGGAGTTGAATGACTTGGCCCGCGATCCACCAGCACAGTGTTCAGCAGGTCCAGTTGGTGATGACAGTAAGTACACTTTCTAAATTGGGCAAAAAAACTTGTTTAAATAAATCTTGAATCTTTTACAACAACACTAATATATGATTTAAGATTTTTAACTTCTTTCTGCAGTGTTCCATTGGCAAGCCACAATAATGGGACCGGTGAGTTGATGTTACTACTGTTAACCATAAGGAATTAGGTGGGAATTTAAACAACGGTCGTTGGATTCATTTTAAAACCTTTTTTTCAACAGAATGACAGTCCTTATCAGGGTGGTGTATTTTTCTTGACCATTCACTTTCCCACAGATTACCCCTTTAAACCACCGAAGGCAAGTATACTTGTTTGCATTAAGTATCTTAAAAATGTGACTTTGACTTGGTGATGAGAGTAACTTTTATATGTATATATGTATCTTGCTAGGTTGCATTTACAACAAGAATTTATCATCCAAATATTAACAGTAATGGCAGCATCTGTCTTGATATTCTACGGTCGCAATGGTCCCCAGCATTAACTATTTCAAAAGGTATTTGGATCTTTTTAGCTAAAAACCTTTAATTGTTCTTCAAATACTAACTTCAAGTCGCAAGTAAACTGTTAATATTGCATCCAGCTGTAAATGCTCTAACATATTAAGCGTTCTGCTCTCAAATCCTAAATGCATTTCACAGTGGAGCACACAATTTGTTTGTTGTAACAAATGCCCAGAGCTGATGCAACCTTTCATAGAACACATGTTATTTGAAAGAGTTTGTTGCTTTTTTATGCATTTTAATTCTGAATTGCTTCACAAAATTGCCACTTGAGAAATGCTCCTATTTATTACTGATGTAGTAATATGACGTCCATCTTTGTTGATCTTTGAAACTGTCAGCCAATTCTGAGGCTGAATTAGAATAGAAACTTTAGCCAATGCAGAGTTACTGCCAAGAGCCATGTTGCGGACTGAACTTGCATATGAACTAAAATCTGTGGGCCTAATCAGTCACGTGTTGCATTTTTAATCGATGCTGACCAAAAGACATTACTTGCCCAAATAAGTTGTGTCCTTGTTCAGAAATTATATTTCCTGGGGAGTGCCAATTTAAATTTGGCATGTTAAGGAAAAGGCCATGGTCAATTGTTAATGTGATAAGTTATGTTTGAATTGGTACTGCAGAACATTTTGTCATTATAGTACTTGCACATGACCACATTGTCAGCCAGAAATTTAAATTTTATTTGCAGTTGTAAATGCACCATGCACGAGGCACATTTTCGTAAAGGTTTTACTCAAATCTTTATCTGCTCAGTAATTAACCAGCGTATCTACAGTTATCCGGTTAAACTTGGATCATATTGCACCACCACCCCATCCATTTGAATTGGTTTATTAGCCAATTGGTTGGTTTTATTGCATCAAGTTGTTTGGATTGGTACTAATGTATTGCCATTACAGTATATGCATTGAATCAAATTctgtatggtccagaaatctgcacAATTAAACTTGGAAATGGTGCTTTGTAGTCAATGATTTTAAGATTAAAACCTAGTTAGGTACTAGTAATATTTTTAGGATAGGATGACTACTGGAAAAAGTTGTCTTGACAATAGCATAAATAACTGAATAAAACAAATTTTAGTATGTGGGATTGAGATTACTAATGGTGCATTTGGGACTCCATTTCCAGTTTTCAGAAAAAACTAGCATGCTGATTAACATAATTTTACCTCCGTTGAGTACTGAAGccatgtttttcttttttgtggcaTCAAGTGGAGcagagtgttgtgttatgtaatttggattaacacaagctgccacttgatgcagttgagtaaaagatgctccagactttgaagcgagttcaatgtgttttattgaactattagtacagttctcaatgagttcgactctctgctaatctaaatgtagaactcagtctaactgaaccagccttgctcgaagCCATGCGCTGGGGTGTGGTGCTGAGGATACAGTATCACTTTGTAGATGTTGgtttgtggaaagaggcggggcgtgagtgcctcatcccttttatagtgagataccacccccaagtgtcctgactgctcattgatcgtgtcctattctgtgttcattagctgcatgtttgcatatcatgacatctccccttttaaaaaaaaatgttttgttggtgtatgtgaatgtatttacatgtgaatgagtctgtctaatgtgactgactgaggacaacataacagagcaaacaaaacaaacgttcacaagtccagtctctgaagcttgcgtctgatcctggtcgaccgccggagaggtggcagagGGGACGTGGTGCCTtgagacaggcgggatggaagcctgactggtggcctcgtggtgcgaggtatcaggaggtggcaattcaacatatggatatggaggagaaagtggttgcaggcaggcaactttgcgcattgCCCGTCGATTCTTtctcacgatggagccatcagccatacgtacaacataagagcggagcgcggcctgtcgaacaacgacagccggggcagaccaccaccatccggtatcttcatcctgacagtgtctgctggggatagcacggccagatcggtggcatggacatcatagccctgcttttgatggtctctcagctgctgcatcttctgcagcattgggaggtgatccaggttgggcaggtgtatggctggaagtgtcgtccacaggtccctgttcatcaggagttgagccggcgacatgccagtggacaatggagtctccctctacgcgagcagtgcaaggtgtaatgTTGGAAGCCGAGTCTGCggtcttgcagatgagctgtttcacaatgtgcacccctttcaagacttttccattggactacggatagtgcggactggaggtgacgcgctggaaattgtatgacctggcaaacgtggaccattctcgactgttaaagcacgtgccattgtcgctcatgacgatgATTGGGATGCCAAGCCTTGAGAACGTTTCCTGACAGGCTttcatgacggtccgagaggtaaggtccgggagcttcagcacctcagggtaatttgagaaatagtcgatgatcaatacgtagtcgcgaccattcgcatgaaagaggtcgatgccaaccttggaccacagagagggcACTACATCATGCTGTtgtagcatctccttgctctgtgctggctggaaccgctgacaggtagcacagttcaggaccatgttcgtgatgtcctggctgatgctgggccagtagaccgcttgccgggctctgcgtctgcacttctcaacgcccaggtgtccctcatgaatctggcgcagcatcaTGCTCTGGaggctgagcggaatgacaatcctgtccagcttgaggaggataccatcaatcactgtcaggtcatccttcacattgtagaattgtgggcactgccctttctgccagccattggtgaggttgtggtgacgcgctgcaagagggggtctttggctgtcgcatctcagatgagaac
This window contains:
- the ube2d2 gene encoding ubiquitin-conjugating enzyme E2 D2 isoform X1 produces the protein MALKRIHKELNDLARDPPAQCSAGPVGDDMFHWQATIMGPNDSPYQGGVFFLTIHFPTDYPFKPPKVAFTTRIYHPNINSNGSICLDILRSQWSPALTISKVLLSICSLLCDPNPDDPLVPEIARIYKTDREKYNRIAREWTQKYAM
- the ube2d2 gene encoding ubiquitin-conjugating enzyme E2 D2 isoform X2, translated to MGPNDSPYQGGVFFLTIHFPTDYPFKPPKVAFTTRIYHPNINSNGSICLDILRSQWSPALTISKVLLSICSLLCDPNPDDPLVPEIARIYKTDREKYNRIAREWTQKYAM